Proteins found in one Stigmatopora nigra isolate UIUO_SnigA chromosome 15, RoL_Snig_1.1, whole genome shotgun sequence genomic segment:
- the naa60 gene encoding N-alpha-acetyltransferase 60 → MSDVVPLTALSEVQLRFLCHDDIDSVKLLCGDWFPIEYPDSWYQDITSNKKFFSLAATFRGGIVGMIVAEIKNRTKVHKEDGDVLASSFPVDTQVAYILSLGVVKDFRKHGIGSLLLDSLKEHISTTAQDHCKAIYLHVLTTNNTAIHFYENRDFKQHHYLPYYYSIRGVLKDGFTYVLYINGGHPPWTIFDYIQHIGSALANLSPCSIPQRLYRQAQSFLRSLLPWSNIASKTGIQYSRTM, encoded by the exons ATGAGTGACGTGGTGCCTCTCACAGCTCTCAGTGAAGTCCAGCTACGATTCCTGTGCCACGATGACATAGACAGTGTCAAACTACTATGCGGTGATTGGTTCCCAATCGA GTACCCAGACTCATGGTACCAGGATATCACCTCGAACAAAAAGTTCTTCTCGCTCGCTGCCACCTTCAGAGGAGGCATTGTGGGAATGATTGTGGCTGAAATAAAAAATCGGACCAAAGTACATAAAGAG GATGGAGATGTCCTTGCTTCCAGTTTCCCTGTGGACACACAGGTAGCCTACATCCTCAGCCtgggagtggtcaaagatttcAGGAAACATGGCATAG GCTCCTTGCTGCTGGACAGTCTGAAGGAGCACATTTCTACGACTGCCCAGGACCACTGCAAAGCAATCTACCTTCACGTTCTCACCACCAACAACACTGCCATCCACTTCTATGAGAACAGAGACTTCAAGCAACACCACTACCTGCCCTATTACTACTCCATACGTGGCGTCCTGAAAGATGGATTCACATACGTCCTCTATATCAACGGGGGTCATCCACCATGGACGATATT TGATTATATCCAACACATTGGTTCGGCCCTAGCCAACCTGAGTCCCTGCTCTATCCCACAGAGATTGTATCGACAGGCCCAGTCTTTCCTGCGATCTCTTCTACCATGGTCCAACATCGCCTCCAAGACTGGCATACAGTACAGCCGAACAATGTGA